In the genome of Pyrobaculum islandicum DSM 4184, the window TTGGTGTCTTTGGGTTGTGATTGTGGTAGTTTTTGGGCCTGCTGGTAGTGGGAAGACTACGTTAGTTGGGGAGTTTGGGAGGTATCTGTCGGAGCAGGAGTTTAGCGTGGCTTATGTAAATCTGGACTGTGCTGTTGAGTCTCTGCCCTATAGGCCGAATTTCGACGTGAGGAACTACTTTACTCTTGTAGACATAATGAGGAGGTTTGGCCTTGGGCCTAATGGGGCTTTGGTGAAGAGTATGGAGCTCCTCCTAGACCTCGTTGGCGAGGTCTCTTCTAAGTTGGAGAAGCTCGGCTTGTTATACGACTATGTATTTGTCGACACGCCTGGCCAGCTCGAGCTTACGTTGTTTCACGACGCCGTGGTGAAGCTCGTCGAGTCTTTCGCCAGGAGGGGTCTTGCGTTGTTTTTGACGCCGGCGGATATGCTCAAGAGGCCTAGAGATTTAGTCTTTCTCAACCTCATGGCGCTGGCAGTTAGAGTGAGGTTTGAGATCCCGCTTGTCACGGTCTTGACGAAGGCCGATTTGTTAGATAGAGAGTTTGTAGAGAGGCTACGCGCCAGGGTTGCGCAGGGGCTTGGCGGGCTTGAGGAAGACCTCGTGGCTGAGCTAGCCTCTATTGTAGATAGGCTTGAAAAGAAGCAGAGGCTTATCAAAGTCTCTGCCATAACTAGAGAGGGTTTTGACGACTTGCAGACAATTCTACACGAGGTCTTCTGTACCTGCGGCGAGTTGACTTAATAGCGGTAGATTTATTAGACTGTGGCAATTGGGAACCATGGATAGATTTTGGCCGTCGACAACGGCGTTGAGACGGCCTAGGTTATGTTAGCGGCTAGGCTCTACGGCCCGCGCGACTTGCGCGTCGAGGAGATTCCGGCGCCCAAGCCAGAGCGGGGGTGGGCGCTGGTGAGAACGCTGGCGGTGGGGATCTGCGGCACAGACAAGGCCTTCTACAGGGGGACCTACCGGCTGTTTAAGACGCCTCTTGTACCGGGCCACGAGGCGGTGGGGGTGGCGGAGGGGGGCGAGTTGGACGGGAGGGTGGTGGTGAGCGAGATCAACTTCGCCTGTGGTAGGTGTGAGATGTGTAGAGCTGGTCTCTACACGCACTGCCCCTACAAGAGGACGCTTGGGATAGACTTCGACGGGGGGATGGCGGAGTACTTCGTGGCGCCTCTCGAGGCCCTCCACCCCGCCGAGGGGCTGGACCCAGCCGCCGCCACTCAGGTAGAGCCGCTGGCGGCTGTGTTGAACGCCCTTGCCCAGGTGCCGCCTCCGCCGGGGGCGAAGGTGGCTATCCTGGGGACGGGGAACGTGGCCTACCTCGCGGCGCAAGTCCTCCGGGGGTTCGACCCCGTAGTGGTGGCTAGGCGGGGGAGCGCCAAGGCGCACCTCTTCAGGGGGCTGGGGCTGGAGGTGGTGGAGTTGGGCGAGCTGGGTGAGTACATGGCGGAGAACGCGCCGCTGGGGTTCGACGTCGTGTTTGAGGCCACTGGCGACCCCTCTGCGATTAATACGGCTATAGAGATAGCGAGGCCCCGCGGCGTGATACACCTAAAGTCCACCCCCGGCTCCCCCGCCCCCGCCAACCTAACGCCGGCGGTGGTCAAAGAGCTGAGGATAGTGGGCACTAGATGCGGCACATACAGAGAGTTCAGACACGCCATCAAGCTCATTAGAGAAGGCATCGTGAAGCCCCTCATCACCTCCGTAGTAACGGGGATACACAACGCGAGAGAGGCTTTCGAGAGGGCCCTCCAACCCAACGAGGTAAAGGTAGTACTGAAGCCCTAGCCCCCGGACCGGGGCCCCCGGCGCCCCCAGACCCACCTCCGCCGCACTGTATATGCCTATAAAGGCAGATTCCTACGAGGCCGGGGGAAGCCCGATGAGGGGGGATGATGTACCTCCGCTAGGCCGACCTCTGACGAACAGCGTGCAAGCCGACCCCGGAGGGCCCCCGCCGGCCCTACAATCTATGATTTCTAGCTTAAAAATCTTCCGCCTCTGGCGCGTTGGCGCGAGGGGTGAGTGTATTTAAACGTGGTTTATGTCGCATGTGATGTATGTGTTTGTTAGGAAGGTCGTTGTTAGGAACTTTAAGAGCATTGGGGAGCTGGAGCTTGAGCTGAGGCCGGGGGTAAACCTCCTGGTGGGCCCCAACGGGGCTGGGAAGTCCAACGTCTTGGAGGCGATTAGGTTCGCCAGGAGGGCTCTGGTGGAGGCGACCTCGCCGTATCTCCCACATGTGCCGGACTACCTCTCGCCGCTTGACGTAATATACGGCCGGGACCCGAGGCGGGAGGTGGCGCTGGGTCTGGGCCTGGAGCTCTACGGCGAGGTGGGCGGGGAGTGGCTGTCGGCCTACGCGGAGTTCACCACCTACCTCAGATACAGGCCGCAGCCCTACGAGACGATTGAGCCCGTCCGCCACGTGGTAAAAATCGGCGACACCCAGGCGGAGATAGACAGAGGAGGCATCGCCATCACAGCCCCAAAGGAGCACTTCGACAGAGCGCTGAAGTGGATCGAGGAATATGCGAAGCGCATACCTTTCAAACTAGCCGAGCCCAAGGAGGAGGGCGGCAGGACAGTCGTCTCGTATAGGTGGGACATGGAGGCGCCGCTACAGCTCGAGGGCCTTAGACACGTGCTGTGGCCGGGGCCGAGGGGGAGGGCGTCGGAGGACTTGCTGGCGTGTAGCCAAGTCGCCGGGGGGACTCTCCTGCCGTTCCCAGTCGCGTTGGGGAGGGCCAGGAGGCCAAGGGGGATCCGCCTTGGGCTGCCGCCGGGGTTCTGTCTGGATGATGTCTTGGAGGCCGTGAGGGGGGCTCTCGGGAGGGTGGTCTTTCTCCGGCATGTGGAGAGGCGTGCGGAGCCTGTGCCTATCGCCGGCGGGGATGTGCTTGATGAGCGGGGGCGGAACGTGGCCGCGGT includes:
- a CDS encoding AAA family ATPase, producing the protein MYVFVRKVVVRNFKSIGELELELRPGVNLLVGPNGAGKSNVLEAIRFARRALVEATSPYLPHVPDYLSPLDVIYGRDPRREVALGLGLELYGEVGGEWLSAYAEFTTYLRYRPQPYETIEPVRHVVKIGDTQAEIDRGGIAITAPKEHFDRALKWIEEYAKRIPFKLAEPKEEGGRTVVSYRWDMEAPLQLEGLRHVLWPGPRGRASEDLLACSQVAGGTLLPFPVALGRARRPRGIRLGLPPGFCLDDVLEAVRGALGRVVFLRHVERRAEPVPIAGGDVLDERGRNVAAVLFSYRGRFGRNPESVDRALAALFPGVVLEVRQLYNSALLVAREGDVELPPSNIPDGLLKLVVLMLAVDLGPSLLLVDEVENSMHARLLEYVVDVFNGLGVPVLLATHSPVVVDLVDLERIYFLSRGPEGTRAEAVQNPEELRRRLSEAGIAVSDYFFYTKRYGG
- a CDS encoding ATP/GTP-binding protein, giving the protein MIVVVFGPAGSGKTTLVGEFGRYLSEQEFSVAYVNLDCAVESLPYRPNFDVRNYFTLVDIMRRFGLGPNGALVKSMELLLDLVGEVSSKLEKLGLLYDYVFVDTPGQLELTLFHDAVVKLVESFARRGLALFLTPADMLKRPRDLVFLNLMALAVRVRFEIPLVTVLTKADLLDREFVERLRARVAQGLGGLEEDLVAELASIVDRLEKKQRLIKVSAITREGFDDLQTILHEVFCTCGELT
- a CDS encoding MDR/zinc-dependent alcohol dehydrogenase-like family protein, whose product is MLAARLYGPRDLRVEEIPAPKPERGWALVRTLAVGICGTDKAFYRGTYRLFKTPLVPGHEAVGVAEGGELDGRVVVSEINFACGRCEMCRAGLYTHCPYKRTLGIDFDGGMAEYFVAPLEALHPAEGLDPAAATQVEPLAAVLNALAQVPPPPGAKVAILGTGNVAYLAAQVLRGFDPVVVARRGSAKAHLFRGLGLEVVELGELGEYMAENAPLGFDVVFEATGDPSAINTAIEIARPRGVIHLKSTPGSPAPANLTPAVVKELRIVGTRCGTYREFRHAIKLIREGIVKPLITSVVTGIHNAREAFERALQPNEVKVVLKP